Part of the Pseudomonadota bacterium genome is shown below.
TTGATTAATCTGAAAACTACTCGACAATCTTGTTAATAACACCGGCGCCTACAGTACGGCCGCCTTCTCGGATCGCAAAGCGCAGTCCGTCTTCCATCGCAATCGGGGTAATCAGCTGCCCTTCGATCGTCACGTTGTCTCCAGGCATTACCATCTCTACTCCCGCCTGAAGGTTTACAATCCCGGTCACGTCGGTCGTCCGG
Proteins encoded:
- the tuf gene encoding elongation factor Tu (EF-Tu; promotes GTP-dependent binding of aminoacyl-tRNA to the A-site of ribosomes during protein biosynthesis; when the tRNA anticodon matches the mRNA codon, GTP hydrolysis results; the inactive EF-Tu-GDP leaves the ribosome and release of GDP is promoted by elongation factor Ts; many prokaryotes have two copies of the gene encoding EF-Tu), with the translated sequence RTTDVTGIVNLQAGVEMVMPGDNVTIEGQLITPIAMEDGLRFAIREGGRTVGAGVINKIVE